In Synechococcus sp. RS9909, one genomic interval encodes:
- a CDS encoding 3-deoxy-7-phosphoheptulonate synthase, whose product MATTSDLHVVETRPLVAPAVLHQELPMDAAALETVASARRRIQEILSGRDQRLLVVVGPCSVHDVKAAREYAQRLAPIRERLKDQLEVVMRVYFEKPRTTVGWKGLINDPHLDDSYDINTGLRRARGLLLDLAREGMPAATELLDPVVPQYIADLISWTAIGARTTESQTHREMASGLSMPIGYKNSTNGSATIAINAMQAAAKPHHFLGINRDGHASIVSTTGNPYGHLVLRGGSQGSNYHLEAVQESAAELSKAGLQDRLMVDCSHANSNKDFRRQAEVLASVAEQLRGGSNHVMGVMIESHLVEGNQKLNADLTQLTYGQSITDACISLETTETLLEDLAAAVASRKQTVTA is encoded by the coding sequence ATGGCCACCACCTCCGATTTGCATGTGGTGGAGACACGTCCCCTGGTGGCCCCTGCCGTGTTGCATCAGGAGCTGCCCATGGACGCGGCGGCGCTCGAGACCGTGGCGTCAGCCCGCCGGCGCATTCAAGAGATCCTCAGTGGCCGTGATCAGCGTCTGCTGGTGGTGGTGGGCCCCTGTTCTGTTCATGACGTTAAGGCTGCCCGGGAGTATGCCCAGCGCTTGGCTCCGATCCGCGAGCGCCTGAAGGATCAGCTCGAAGTGGTGATGCGGGTGTATTTCGAGAAGCCGCGCACCACGGTTGGTTGGAAGGGACTGATCAATGACCCCCATCTCGACGACTCCTACGACATCAACACCGGCCTGCGGCGGGCTCGGGGACTGCTGTTGGATCTCGCCCGGGAGGGGATGCCTGCTGCAACGGAACTGCTCGATCCCGTTGTTCCGCAGTACATCGCTGATTTGATCAGCTGGACCGCGATCGGTGCCAGGACGACGGAAAGTCAGACCCACCGTGAAATGGCCTCAGGGTTGTCGATGCCGATCGGCTACAAGAACAGCACCAACGGCAGCGCCACCATCGCGATCAATGCCATGCAGGCGGCAGCCAAGCCGCATCACTTCCTCGGCATCAATCGCGATGGTCATGCCTCGATCGTCAGCACCACGGGCAATCCCTATGGCCACCTCGTGCTGCGCGGCGGCAGCCAGGGCAGCAATTACCACTTGGAAGCTGTGCAGGAGTCCGCAGCCGAGTTGAGCAAAGCTGGTCTGCAGGATCGCCTGATGGTGGATTGCAGCCATGCCAACAGCAACAAAGACTTCCGCCGACAGGCGGAGGTGCTGGCCAGCGTTGCCGAGCAATTACGGGGGGGCTCCAATCACGTGATGGGCGTGATGATCGAGAGCCATCTGGTGGAAGGCAATCAGAAGCTCAACGCCGACCTGACGCAGCTCACCTATGGCCAGAGCATCACGGATGCCTGCATCAGCCTCGAGACCACCGAAACCCTGTTGGAGGATCTGGCCGCGGCCGTGGCCAGTCGCAAACAGACGGTTACCGCCTGA
- a CDS encoding RpoD/SigA family RNA polymerase sigma factor, whose protein sequence is MGIPLESSGTTKQSSRKEPALPSTGRRPSTRQGGRLATDSIGFYLSSIGRIPLLTAAEEIELAHHVQAMKQIQELPEEELTSRHRHKIRMGKRARDRMMAANLRLVVSVAKKYQNQGLELLDLVQEGAIGLERAVDKFDPAMGYKFSTYAYWWIRQGMTRAIDNSARTIRLPIHISEKLSKMRRISRELSHRFGRQPNRLELASAMGIEPRELEDLISQSAPCASLDAHARGEEDRSTLGELIPDPNGEEPMEGMDRSIQKEHLGGWLSQLNEREQKILKLRFGLGGEEPLTLAEIGRQINVSRERVRQLEAKAILKLRAMTNHQQAA, encoded by the coding sequence ATGGGGATCCCTCTGGAATCTTCCGGCACGACAAAACAGTCGTCCCGGAAGGAACCTGCGTTGCCGTCCACCGGACGTCGACCTTCAACTCGACAAGGAGGGCGGCTTGCCACCGACTCCATTGGTTTTTATCTGAGCAGCATCGGACGCATCCCCTTGCTGACGGCAGCTGAAGAAATCGAACTTGCACACCATGTGCAGGCGATGAAGCAAATTCAGGAGCTACCAGAAGAGGAGCTGACCTCCCGGCATCGCCACAAGATCCGCATGGGCAAACGGGCCCGCGACAGGATGATGGCCGCCAACCTCCGCCTCGTGGTGAGCGTGGCGAAGAAATATCAGAACCAGGGCCTGGAGCTGCTCGATCTGGTTCAGGAAGGTGCCATCGGCCTGGAGCGAGCGGTCGACAAGTTCGACCCCGCCATGGGCTACAAATTTTCCACCTATGCCTACTGGTGGATTCGCCAAGGCATGACGCGGGCCATCGACAACAGTGCCCGCACCATTCGCCTGCCTATCCACATCAGCGAAAAGCTCTCCAAGATGCGTCGCATCTCCCGGGAGCTGTCCCACCGCTTCGGTCGTCAACCGAATCGGCTGGAGTTGGCGAGTGCCATGGGCATCGAGCCCCGGGAACTGGAGGATCTGATCTCCCAGAGCGCACCTTGTGCATCCCTGGATGCCCATGCCCGTGGCGAGGAAGATCGCAGCACCCTGGGTGAACTGATCCCGGATCCCAACGGTGAAGAACCGATGGAGGGGATGGATCGCAGCATCCAGAAGGAACATCTGGGGGGCTGGCTCTCGCAGTTGAACGAACGCGAACAGAAGATTCTGAAGTTGCGGTTCGGCCTTGGTGGTGAAGAACCTCTGACCCTTGCGGAGATCGGTCGTCAGATCAATGTGTCGCGTGAGCGCGTCCGACAGCTGGAGGCCAAGGCGATTCTCAAGCTGCGGGCCATGACCAACCACCAACAAGCCGCCTAA
- the acnB gene encoding bifunctional aconitate hydratase 2/2-methylisocitrate dehydratase, translating into MLSAYRELAAAREAQGVPALPLNAEQTQGLTELLQNPPAGEEEFLLHLLSERIPPGVDEAAYVKATWLSAVAQGDAKSPLVSPLEATRLLGTMVGGYNVAALIELLKHSDAALAGCAAEGLSRTLLVYDAFNEVMDLAADNRFAKQVVDSWAAAEWFTAKPELAESITVTVFKVEGETNTDDLSPATHATTRPDIPVHALAMLETRHPEGLKTIASLKEKGHPVAYVGDVVGTGSSRKSAINSVLWHTGNDIPHVPNKRAGGVILGGKIAPIFFNTAEDSGALPIECDVTDLNTGDVITIRPHAGTIERDGKVVSRFELKPTTISDEVRAGGRIPLMIGRALTDKVRAKLGLTPSDLFIRPSAPADTGKGFTLAQKMVGKACGLAGVRPGTSCEPLMTTVGSQDTTGPMTRDEMKELACLGFSSDLVMQSFCHTAAYPKPVDLQTQNELPDFFAQRGGVALRPGDGIIHSWLNRMLLPDTVGTGGDSHTRFPLGISFPGGSGVVAFAAAIGAMPLDMPESVLVRFSGSLQPGVTLRDVVNAIPWVAIQRGLLTVEKANKKNLFNGRIMEIEGLPDLKLEQAFELTDASAERSCAGCTIKLSEDTVSEYLRSNVALLKNMIARGYSDARTLARRIKEMEAWLANPQLMSADADAEYAEVLEINLDELTEPVLACPNDPDNVKRLSEVAGDPVQEVFIGSCMTNIGHYRAAAKVLEGAGSNQARLWVCPPTRMDEDKLKEEGYYAIFEAAGSRMEMPGCSLCMGNQARVEDNTTVFSTSTRNFNNRLGKGAQVYLGSAELAAVCALLGRIPTAEEYRRIAAEKIDPLSDELYRYLNFDQIEGFADAGRVVSASDQAEVMAGV; encoded by the coding sequence ATGCTGAGCGCGTACCGCGAGCTGGCCGCCGCCCGGGAAGCCCAGGGCGTTCCCGCTCTTCCGCTCAACGCCGAGCAGACCCAGGGACTAACCGAATTGCTGCAAAACCCTCCCGCCGGCGAGGAGGAGTTCCTGCTGCACCTGCTCAGCGAGCGGATCCCCCCGGGTGTGGATGAAGCGGCTTACGTGAAGGCCACCTGGCTCAGTGCCGTGGCTCAGGGAGACGCCAAGAGCCCCCTGGTGTCACCACTGGAGGCCACCCGGCTGCTGGGAACGATGGTGGGGGGATACAACGTCGCCGCCCTGATCGAGCTGCTGAAGCACTCCGACGCTGCGCTGGCTGGCTGTGCTGCTGAGGGACTCAGCCGAACGCTGCTCGTCTACGACGCCTTCAACGAAGTGATGGATCTGGCGGCGGACAACCGCTTCGCCAAGCAAGTTGTGGACAGCTGGGCCGCAGCCGAGTGGTTCACCGCCAAGCCCGAACTGGCCGAGAGCATCACCGTGACGGTGTTCAAGGTTGAAGGCGAAACCAACACGGACGATCTGTCACCGGCCACCCACGCCACCACCCGGCCGGACATCCCCGTCCATGCCCTGGCGATGCTCGAGACCCGCCATCCGGAGGGCCTGAAGACCATCGCGAGCCTGAAAGAGAAAGGCCATCCCGTGGCCTATGTCGGTGATGTGGTGGGAACCGGCAGCTCCCGCAAGAGCGCCATCAATTCGGTGCTCTGGCACACCGGCAATGACATTCCCCATGTGCCCAACAAACGGGCAGGCGGTGTGATCCTCGGCGGCAAGATCGCCCCGATCTTTTTCAACACCGCTGAAGACTCCGGTGCCCTGCCGATCGAATGCGATGTCACCGACCTGAACACCGGTGATGTGATCACCATTCGCCCCCACGCCGGCACGATCGAACGGGACGGCAAGGTGGTGAGTCGGTTCGAGCTGAAGCCCACCACGATCAGCGACGAGGTGCGGGCCGGCGGTCGCATCCCCCTGATGATCGGTCGCGCCCTCACCGACAAGGTGCGCGCCAAGCTTGGCCTCACCCCTTCGGATCTGTTCATCCGCCCCTCAGCCCCGGCAGACACCGGCAAGGGCTTCACCTTGGCGCAGAAGATGGTGGGCAAGGCCTGTGGTCTTGCAGGCGTCCGACCCGGCACCAGCTGCGAACCGCTGATGACCACCGTCGGCTCTCAGGACACCACCGGCCCGATGACACGGGATGAGATGAAGGAACTGGCCTGCCTGGGCTTCTCCTCCGACCTGGTGATGCAGAGCTTCTGCCACACCGCCGCCTATCCGAAGCCGGTGGATCTGCAGACCCAGAACGAACTGCCCGACTTCTTCGCCCAGCGCGGTGGCGTGGCCCTTCGGCCCGGTGACGGCATCATCCACAGCTGGCTGAACCGGATGCTTCTGCCCGACACCGTCGGCACCGGCGGCGACAGCCACACCCGCTTCCCCCTCGGCATTTCCTTCCCAGGCGGCTCTGGGGTGGTGGCCTTTGCAGCCGCCATCGGCGCCATGCCACTGGACATGCCTGAATCGGTGCTGGTGCGCTTCAGCGGGTCCCTGCAACCGGGCGTCACGCTCCGGGACGTGGTGAACGCCATCCCCTGGGTGGCCATCCAGCGGGGACTGCTCACCGTTGAAAAGGCCAACAAGAAGAACCTGTTCAACGGCCGGATCATGGAGATCGAAGGTCTGCCCGACCTGAAGCTGGAACAGGCCTTCGAACTCACCGATGCCAGCGCCGAACGCTCCTGCGCCGGCTGCACGATCAAGCTCTCCGAAGACACGGTGAGCGAATACCTGCGCAGCAACGTGGCGCTGCTGAAAAACATGATTGCCCGCGGCTACAGCGACGCCCGCACCCTGGCCCGCCGGATCAAGGAGATGGAGGCCTGGCTGGCGAATCCCCAGCTGATGAGTGCTGACGCAGATGCGGAGTACGCGGAAGTGCTGGAGATCAACCTCGACGAGCTCACCGAACCGGTGTTGGCCTGCCCCAACGACCCCGACAACGTGAAACGGCTCAGTGAGGTGGCCGGTGATCCGGTGCAGGAGGTGTTCATCGGCTCCTGCATGACCAACATCGGCCATTACCGGGCCGCGGCCAAGGTGCTGGAGGGGGCTGGCAGCAACCAGGCCCGCCTCTGGGTCTGCCCGCCCACGCGCATGGATGAGGACAAGCTGAAGGAAGAGGGTTACTACGCCATCTTCGAGGCGGCGGGCAGTCGGATGGAGATGCCGGGCTGCTCCCTCTGCATGGGCAATCAGGCGCGTGTGGAGGACAACACCACCGTGTTCTCCACCAGCACCCGCAACTTCAACAACCGCCTGGGCAAGGGTGCCCAGGTGTATCTGGGCAGTGCGGAGCTGGCTGCCGTGTGTGCCCTGCTCGGCCGGATTCCCACGGCGGAGGAGTATCGACGCATCGCTGCGGAGAAGATCGATCCCCTCTCCGATGAGCTCTACCGCTATCTCAACTTCGATCAGATCGAGGGCTTTGCTGATGCGGGACGGGTCGTGAGCGCCAGTGACCAGGCGGAGGTGATGGCCGGGGTCTGA
- a CDS encoding MFS transporter, producing the protein MQRPRIPTLLSAFLTLLNDRLSESIVFPLLPFLLAQFAPDGRTLGLLAGSYALAQFLVTPLIGALSDRYGRRPVISICVAGSVVGLGLFAVTVSLPWPSQSLLPLLLLFAARIIDGISGGTAATASAVLADITPPDKRARAFGLIGVAFGLGFILGPFVGGQLARVAVSLPVWVATGFAALNLLVVLNLLPETHPQESRKNLPRKRDLNPFARLSQVLMNPSVGRLCGAFFLFFLAFNGFTAILVLYFKQRFGWGPELATTAFLVVGVVATVVQGGLIGPLVKRFGEWRLTLLGLGLVIIGCLLIPSVGASDRAGAIFTAVGILALGTGLVTPSLRSLVSRRLGREGQGSALGSLQALQSLGSFLGPPLAGLSYDLLGPVSPFAAAATVLVIVIGLVAGSPLPDISDTQPSQS; encoded by the coding sequence TTGCAGCGTCCTCGGATTCCCACACTGCTCAGCGCGTTTCTCACGCTGCTCAACGACCGGCTCAGCGAAAGCATTGTTTTTCCGCTGTTGCCCTTTCTCCTGGCCCAGTTCGCCCCAGACGGACGAACCCTGGGACTGTTGGCGGGAAGCTATGCCCTGGCGCAGTTCCTGGTCACTCCCTTGATCGGAGCGCTCAGTGATCGCTACGGCCGCCGCCCTGTGATCAGCATCTGCGTCGCAGGATCCGTGGTGGGGCTCGGCCTGTTTGCCGTGACGGTTTCACTGCCATGGCCCAGCCAAAGCCTGCTGCCACTGCTGCTTTTGTTCGCAGCACGGATCATTGACGGCATCAGTGGCGGTACGGCAGCAACAGCCAGCGCCGTGCTCGCCGACATCACGCCTCCCGACAAGCGAGCCCGTGCCTTCGGCTTGATCGGCGTGGCCTTTGGCTTAGGGTTCATCCTTGGCCCCTTCGTTGGCGGGCAACTGGCCCGGGTGGCCGTGTCCCTTCCCGTTTGGGTGGCCACAGGCTTCGCTGCACTCAACCTCTTGGTGGTGCTCAATCTGCTGCCGGAAACCCATCCCCAGGAATCCCGCAAAAACCTGCCCAGAAAACGCGACCTCAATCCGTTTGCACGGCTGAGCCAGGTGCTGATGAACCCCAGCGTGGGGCGACTGTGCGGAGCTTTTTTCCTCTTCTTCCTTGCCTTCAACGGCTTCACCGCCATCCTGGTGCTCTATTTCAAGCAGCGCTTCGGCTGGGGCCCTGAGCTCGCCACCACCGCCTTCCTGGTGGTGGGGGTGGTCGCCACCGTGGTGCAAGGGGGGCTGATCGGACCGCTGGTGAAACGGTTTGGCGAATGGCGTCTGACCTTGCTGGGCCTCGGCCTGGTGATCATTGGGTGCCTGCTGATCCCCAGCGTCGGTGCATCCGATCGGGCGGGCGCCATCTTCACTGCCGTCGGCATCCTTGCCCTGGGCACCGGATTGGTCACACCAAGCCTGCGCAGCCTCGTGTCACGGCGCCTGGGTCGCGAAGGGCAAGGCAGTGCCCTCGGCAGCCTGCAGGCCCTGCAGAGTTTGGGCAGTTTCCTCGGCCCTCCCCTGGCGGGATTGAGCTACGACCTGCTGGGTCCAGTGAGCCCGTTTGCAGCTGCGGCAACCGTGCTGGTGATCGTGATCGGCCTGGTGGCCGGCAGCCCTCTGCCGGACATCTCCGACACACAACCAAGCCAGTCCTGA
- a CDS encoding GNAT family N-acetyltransferase: MDLRPIAPEDHPLLREIYADAIESQAPLLYSEAQVRAWAALAWLPGVLDASFREGSGWLTTDGSAFAIRHPEDRLSLLYCRGCASRRGHGSALLKRIEADALASGVQQLRTEASQFSRPLLERRGWCVEAPETILIGGVPFERYRMVKLLRQARS, encoded by the coding sequence ATGGATTTGCGTCCGATCGCTCCGGAGGATCACCCGCTGTTGCGGGAGATCTATGCCGATGCGATCGAATCGCAGGCTCCCCTCCTTTATTCAGAGGCACAAGTCAGGGCCTGGGCGGCTCTGGCCTGGTTGCCCGGCGTGCTCGATGCGAGTTTTCGGGAGGGCTCCGGATGGCTCACCACGGATGGTTCGGCCTTTGCGATCCGCCATCCGGAAGATCGTCTTTCGTTGCTCTACTGCCGTGGTTGTGCCTCGAGGCGGGGGCATGGCAGTGCCCTCTTGAAACGGATTGAGGCGGATGCGCTGGCGTCCGGCGTTCAACAATTACGAACGGAGGCCAGCCAGTTCAGCCGACCGTTGCTGGAGCGACGGGGCTGGTGTGTGGAAGCGCCGGAGACGATCCTGATTGGAGGCGTTCCGTTCGAGCGCTATCGGATGGTCAAGCTGCTTCGCCAAGCGCGGAGTTGA
- the ppk1 gene encoding polyphosphate kinase 1 yields the protein MCAAALAPEHYINRELSWIAFNERVLAQALDPRTPLLDQAKFSAIFSNNLDEFFMVRVASLKSQVEAGVSRPSEDGKSPLEQLLAIRERLIPLLREQQVHYRQHLRPKLLEHKVELLDYKQLNDDQRQWVDDTFQTSVFPVLTPLAVDPAHPFPFVSNLSLNVAAVVVDPETGQRQFARVKVPQKNLPRFIAIPSHLSGQEHKPVHTAIALEQVIAFNLKELFPGMTIEGHYFFRVTRDADLELRDLEADDLMLALEQGLRKRRMGGEVVRLEVPNEMPPDVVEMLMTGLSVEEEDLYVIDGPLGLDDLFSLTALPLPKLKSQSHGGQTPAVLARSQQHLLDEGAIKPDEFRSIFSVIRRQDILLHHPYDLFSTTVEEFINQAADDPQVMGIKMTLYRTSKDSPIIAALIRAAENGKQVMALVELKARFDEDNNIQWARHLEQSGVHVVYGVLGLKTHTKIVLVVRKEKDKLQSYMHIGTGNYNSKTSKLYTDLGLLTANQELGQDLVELFNYLTGFSKQQSFRRLLVAPVTLRKGMELLIRREIEHAQRGREAVIRAKMNSLVDPTIIALLYEASQAGVTIELIIRGMCSLYPGCEGLSENIRVISIIGPFLEHSRIFSFANGGSPEVYIGSADWMSRNLDRRVEAVTPIEDPEHRQKLERLLQLYLNDNQAAWDMQSDGTFVQRKPENDTSERNSQIQLIKEWSNGIQSL from the coding sequence ATGTGCGCAGCTGCCTTAGCCCCGGAGCACTACATCAACCGGGAGCTGAGCTGGATCGCCTTCAACGAAAGGGTGCTGGCCCAGGCCCTGGATCCGCGCACACCTCTGCTCGATCAAGCCAAGTTCAGCGCCATCTTCAGCAACAACCTCGACGAATTCTTCATGGTTCGCGTGGCGTCACTGAAGTCTCAGGTGGAGGCGGGCGTCAGCAGGCCAAGTGAGGATGGCAAATCGCCGTTGGAGCAGCTGCTGGCGATCCGGGAACGGCTGATTCCCCTGCTGCGAGAGCAACAGGTGCATTACCGCCAGCACCTGAGGCCGAAGCTGCTGGAACACAAGGTTGAGCTGCTCGATTACAAACAGCTGAACGACGACCAACGCCAGTGGGTTGACGACACCTTCCAAACCTCCGTGTTTCCGGTGCTCACACCGCTGGCTGTGGACCCGGCTCATCCGTTTCCCTTCGTCAGCAACCTGAGCCTCAACGTTGCGGCCGTGGTTGTTGATCCGGAAACAGGGCAACGGCAATTTGCCCGGGTGAAAGTTCCCCAGAAAAATCTTCCTCGCTTCATCGCCATCCCCTCGCACCTGAGCGGCCAGGAGCACAAACCCGTTCACACCGCCATCGCCCTCGAGCAGGTGATCGCCTTCAACCTGAAGGAGCTGTTCCCTGGCATGACGATCGAGGGGCACTACTTCTTCCGCGTGACGCGGGATGCGGATCTGGAACTGAGGGATCTGGAAGCCGATGACCTGATGCTGGCCCTGGAACAGGGACTGCGAAAGCGGCGCATGGGGGGTGAGGTGGTGCGCCTTGAGGTGCCCAACGAAATGCCTCCGGACGTGGTGGAGATGCTGATGACAGGTCTCAGCGTTGAAGAGGAAGACCTCTATGTGATCGATGGCCCCCTGGGCCTCGACGACCTCTTCAGCCTGACCGCCCTACCGCTGCCGAAACTCAAAAGCCAAAGCCACGGGGGCCAGACACCAGCGGTGCTCGCCCGCAGTCAGCAACACCTGCTGGACGAGGGAGCAATCAAGCCGGATGAGTTCAGATCGATCTTCTCGGTGATTCGCCGTCAGGACATCCTTCTGCACCATCCCTATGACCTCTTCTCGACAACCGTCGAAGAGTTCATCAACCAGGCGGCGGACGATCCCCAGGTGATGGGCATCAAGATGACGCTTTACCGCACCTCCAAAGACTCGCCGATCATCGCTGCACTGATCCGTGCCGCCGAAAACGGCAAGCAGGTGATGGCACTGGTGGAATTGAAGGCACGATTTGACGAAGACAACAACATCCAATGGGCCCGGCACCTGGAGCAGTCCGGAGTGCATGTGGTCTACGGCGTGCTGGGGCTGAAAACCCACACCAAGATTGTCCTGGTGGTGCGCAAGGAGAAGGACAAGCTGCAGAGCTATATGCACATCGGCACGGGCAACTACAACTCCAAAACCTCCAAGCTGTACACCGACCTGGGCCTGCTCACCGCCAACCAGGAGCTGGGTCAAGACCTGGTGGAACTGTTCAATTACCTCACCGGTTTTTCCAAGCAGCAAAGTTTTCGTCGCCTGCTCGTGGCCCCCGTCACCCTGCGGAAAGGCATGGAGCTGTTGATCCGCCGCGAAATTGAACATGCCCAGCGGGGCCGAGAGGCCGTGATCCGAGCCAAGATGAATTCCCTGGTGGACCCAACGATCATTGCGCTTCTTTATGAAGCCTCCCAAGCCGGAGTGACGATCGAATTGATCATTCGCGGCATGTGCAGCCTCTATCCCGGTTGTGAAGGACTGAGTGAAAACATTCGGGTGATCAGCATCATCGGCCCGTTCCTGGAACACTCGAGAATCTTTTCATTCGCCAACGGCGGCTCACCGGAGGTGTACATCGGTAGTGCCGACTGGATGAGCCGCAACCTCGACCGCCGCGTTGAAGCGGTCACACCGATCGAAGACCCCGAGCATCGCCAGAAACTGGAACGCCTGCTGCAGCTGTACTTGAATGACAACCAGGCTGCCTGGGACATGCAAAGCGACGGCACATTTGTGCAGCGCAAACCCGAAAACGACACCTCGGAACGCAATTCCCAGATTCAATTGATCAAGGAATGGAGCAACGGCATCCAATCCTTGTGA
- a CDS encoding diacylglycerol/polyprenol kinase family protein: MLSFTGPIAILLWMAMVVAGAVLCRRLRPNQRELSRKIVHIGTGAVVPLAWFFEIPFVVALPVAAVITVVTTINHQWRFIPAVEDVDRNSYGTIAYGIAITTLLLLFWPTRADAVSAGVLVMALGDGLAGLIGRNVASPKWVLFGQTKSSVGTMTMAVVSGLVLIGLARWSGADLSLPAALGMVAMATGLEQLSWSGLDNLSVPLSVGVLWSQLVV; this comes from the coding sequence TTGCTTTCCTTCACCGGACCCATCGCCATCCTGCTCTGGATGGCGATGGTGGTAGCAGGCGCCGTGTTGTGCCGCCGGCTTCGGCCGAATCAACGGGAACTGAGCCGAAAAATTGTGCACATCGGAACCGGAGCCGTGGTTCCTTTGGCCTGGTTCTTTGAAATTCCCTTCGTTGTTGCCCTGCCTGTTGCGGCGGTGATCACGGTTGTGACGACGATCAACCACCAATGGCGCTTCATCCCCGCCGTTGAGGATGTTGATCGCAACAGCTACGGCACCATCGCCTACGGCATCGCAATCACAACGCTACTTCTGCTGTTCTGGCCAACCCGAGCCGATGCGGTGTCCGCCGGGGTTCTGGTGATGGCCTTAGGGGATGGCCTTGCAGGGTTGATCGGCCGCAACGTCGCATCCCCGAAGTGGGTTCTGTTTGGTCAAACCAAATCAAGCGTCGGCACGATGACCATGGCCGTTGTCTCAGGCCTGGTGCTGATCGGCCTGGCGCGATGGTCGGGGGCTGACCTGTCCCTGCCAGCAGCCCTTGGCATGGTGGCGATGGCAACCGGTTTGGAGCAGCTCAGCTGGAGCGGTCTCGACAACCTCAGCGTTCCCCTCAGCGTGGGGGTGCTGTGGAGTCAACTGGTGGTTTGA
- a CDS encoding ClC family H(+)/Cl(-) exchange transporter — protein MVVLSELKQRRHQLGSSRSIRRLLERRWWVVVLALMLTGLGAALTGVLFKAGIKLLGSWRLDLLAGLPAWAVLPALGALGGLISGLMVANLAPAAGGSGITHIMGFLKHRAVPMGLQVGLVKLVAGIVAIGSGFPLGPEGPAVQMGGSVAWQMARWLKAPVAFRRVIVAAGGGAGIAAVFSAPIGGFVYAVEELLHSARPVVLLLVIVTTFWADAWADVLGLAGLSPSSGGLDATEGFQLEREYTPLVNFLPIDLGYLIALGMVVGVLAELYCRYVLAMQRRGNAWFGDRLVLRMVISGGVLGGVYAFMPEPFHNLEGLQHLIADSKADIPMALGTFAVLFFSTGLAASSGAPGGLFFPMLTLGGAIGLACGIWVEALTGHVPSTYVFAGMGAFVASCSRTPITAMFLAFALTKDLLILKPILVACLASFLVARLFDHRSIYERQMGMELLVENHLQAQRERRGGIHHAWDGSVRRRAFQPPQPPGLAARSPDDPAG, from the coding sequence ATGGTTGTTCTGAGTGAACTGAAACAACGCCGCCACCAACTCGGTTCCAGTCGCAGCATCCGCCGGCTGCTGGAACGGCGCTGGTGGGTGGTGGTGCTGGCCCTGATGCTCACCGGTCTCGGGGCCGCCCTCACCGGGGTGCTGTTCAAAGCCGGCATCAAACTTCTGGGCAGCTGGCGCCTGGATCTGCTGGCCGGCCTGCCGGCCTGGGCCGTCCTGCCCGCACTTGGAGCCCTGGGGGGGCTGATCTCAGGCCTGATGGTGGCCAACCTGGCGCCCGCCGCCGGTGGCTCCGGCATCACCCACATCATGGGCTTTCTCAAACACAGAGCCGTGCCCATGGGCCTCCAGGTGGGCCTGGTGAAACTGGTGGCGGGCATCGTGGCCATCGGCAGTGGCTTTCCCCTCGGCCCGGAAGGTCCCGCCGTCCAGATGGGTGGCTCGGTGGCGTGGCAGATGGCGCGCTGGTTGAAGGCCCCGGTGGCGTTCCGCCGGGTGATCGTGGCTGCCGGCGGTGGCGCCGGCATCGCCGCGGTGTTCAGTGCACCGATCGGTGGCTTTGTGTATGCGGTGGAGGAACTGTTGCATTCCGCCCGGCCGGTGGTGTTGCTGCTGGTGATCGTCACCACCTTCTGGGCTGATGCCTGGGCCGACGTCCTGGGCCTGGCCGGCCTCAGTCCCAGCAGCGGCGGGCTTGACGCCACCGAAGGCTTTCAACTCGAAAGGGAATACACGCCGCTGGTGAATTTTTTACCGATCGATCTCGGCTATCTGATCGCCCTGGGCATGGTCGTCGGAGTGCTCGCAGAGCTCTACTGCCGCTATGTACTGGCCATGCAGCGCCGCGGCAATGCCTGGTTCGGAGACCGACTCGTGCTGCGCATGGTGATCAGTGGTGGCGTGCTGGGAGGGGTCTATGCCTTTATGCCCGAACCGTTTCACAACCTCGAAGGCCTCCAGCATCTGATCGCCGACAGCAAGGCCGACATCCCGATGGCCCTGGGCACCTTTGCCGTCTTGTTCTTCAGCACGGGGCTAGCGGCTTCATCCGGAGCCCCGGGCGGGCTCTTCTTTCCCATGCTCACCCTGGGAGGAGCCATCGGCCTGGCCTGCGGCATCTGGGTGGAGGCGCTCACCGGCCACGTGCCAAGCACCTATGTGTTCGCGGGCATGGGCGCCTTTGTGGCCAGCTGTTCCCGCACGCCGATCACGGCGATGTTTCTGGCCTTTGCCCTCACCAAGGATCTGCTGATCCTCAAACCGATCCTGGTGGCGTGCCTCGCCAGTTTTCTCGTGGCACGGCTGTTTGATCACCGCTCGATCTATGAACGCCAGATGGGAATGGAGCTGCTGGTGGAGAACCATCTGCAGGCACAACGGGAACGGCGCGGCGGCATTCACCATGCCTGGGATGGTTCGGTGCGCCGTCGTGCCTTTCAGCCCCCCCAGCCGCCTGGCCTGGCCGCCCGATCGCCGGACGACCCTGCAGGATGA